In Aspergillus fumigatus Af293 chromosome 6, whole genome shotgun sequence, the genomic window TATTCTGGCGAAAGGCACGCCATAGTCAACATGGTCGAGAAcaaattcatcaaagtcGACCGCGAAAGCTTCCCCTATGTCTTTGTGAAGGACGTGGACATTTCTCTGAAGACTCACGAAAAAGGGCTTGCACAAGTGGACTGGCCCATCCCGGATACTCAGTACACCAAGTTCTTCCTCACGCCTAAGCAGACCCTTTTACAAATTTCTGATATGTCTGTTGGTACCTGTACCTATGATGCACTGAATGGGAAAGTCTTCCCCGCACATCGGACCTTGTGCTCCCTGATGCTCACTTAGGATCTGCAGGCCGCCCATCACTTTTTGGTATCCGACGCCCTCAACACTGGAGATCACCAGCCACATATCGTTACATCTCACCGTTTTCTGCTCCCGAGCAAAGCAAGAGTCGCCTCCGCCGTACGATATCGACCTGTTCGTCACGCTGCGCAAGGGAATGCGGACGGGAAGCAAGTCTATACACTGGGACTATGGGCGATCCAGTTCCGATCATGAAGGGATGGCTACGTGTCTCGCTTCGCGAAGTCAATGAAAACCACCCATTCCACTGCGACTATCTCCCACATCGGGACTATGCTAGTGCTGATGTTCAACCCGTGAAGGCGGGAGAGAAGTATTAGGCAGATGTGGAAGAGTGGCCGACCAATACTGTGCTTGAACCCAATGAGACGTTGGTCCTGGAGATCGCAGGTCGTGATACGCAGGGAATCGGCAAGATTCTCCCACAAGCCCCCCCTGATGATCGGGATCCCCGGGTGTTTGACGGTCTCAACCCCCTAGAGCTGGGCAAGGAGGATAGCTGGCTTTTGCTCCCGTCATTCCGCCTCGGTAAACGGGCGCCGGTGATTGTGTAGCAAGGATTATATTTGACATTACAAAGTCCGCCGAACCTAAGTTCCAGTAATAGTCATGTCGAGTTACCTGGCAGAGCAAGTGCTCACATCCGGCCACCCTCAGTGCCGTTGGAACAGTAGCACCGAGGTTGAGCATAAGGTACTGTGGGTGGCGTTATTATGCCGCTCACAATGAACAGTATTATGCGGGCGACTCTACCAGGCAGTTAACCAATAGCTGGCAAATTGGCAATTCGTGGAGCCGAGCCGATATGCTCGCATCACATCGGCTTCTTTAATCTCGGCATCAGTTACCGAGGGACTTCCGCTTAGtcatccagaagaagctgtccAGATGAAAGAGGGTTGTATATAACCCAGCAATGTCCAGGCGATCTTTCTCCAGGCCCTTTTCCACCCTTGATCAAATACCAATACCGTATCCTCAATGCAGATACCGAAACCCTTCCTAGGAGGAGTGGCCGGGGCGTTCGTCCTCCTGCaactcctcttcctcgcgaACATGTCCTACCTGTACGGATCTGCATACCACGATTCGTACCGGATCAGCAGCATGAATGTGCTCTTTGTCGATTATGACCAAGGTGTTATTGGGGAATCAGTGGCAGCCGCCTACAGTCAAATGCAAGGCGACAGCTTCCCGACGCTCCGCCAGCACCCGCCATCCGAATATCCCTCCCAGTACAGCATACGACAAGCCGTCTGCGAGGGCCACTTTTGGGGAGCAATCTACGCCAATCCGGGGGCCTCATCGCGTCTCTCGTCCGCCCTCAGCTCGCCAGACGTCGCCCAGACATACGACAGCTCCCAGGCGTTGACATACGTCTGGAACGGAGTCAAGTACGCCTCCTATGCGCAGATAATCTCATCGAGCCTCCAGATGTTGGCCCACGCAGCTACAGGCGCCTACCAGCAGATCAACGGCACCAAGGCCATGGGCGCCGTCGACACACTCAACCCGGCCATTGCGCACACTCTGCTCAACCCCATCGCCGCATCGTCGATCGACATCAAGCCGACGAACCAAGGCGTCCGGTTCTACTACAACACCgtgtcgatggtgatgcCGATCCTGCAGCAGTTCTTCTTCATAATGGCTTTGAACGGCCTCACCGCCGAGTTTGGGGTGGTCCTCCGAACAATGTCTCTTCGCGGCAGTATCGTCCTCCGCCTCACCCTCTCCGTCTTGTATACTTTCATCGCGGCCCTCTGCATGACGGGCTACATCTGGGGGTTCCGCGAAGCTTGGGCTGTCACGGGCGGCCAGTTCGCCCTGACGTGGATGGCGATCTGGCTGGTCATGCACCTGAACTTCTTACTGATCGACGCTGTGACCAGCGTGCTTCCGATGAAGTTCATGCCGTTCGCCATCCTCACCTGGATCATCATAAATGTCTCCAGCACCATCGGGCCGTTTGATCTTTCGCCAGGCTTCTACCGGCTCGGATACGCCCTGCCTGCGTATGAGCTCTATCAACTGCTCTTGGATATCTGGACGGAGGGTTGTAACCCGCCTCTATACCGGGAGCTGCCGATCCTGTTCGCGTGGTGGGTGGTTGGATTTGTTGCATTCTTGGCTGGAATGCGGAAGCGCGTTCTCGCAGCGAGGGCAGATTACGTCGAAACCCGTAGGACAGACAAGGCCTGAGATACATGATGGTATCTCTGTGATTTTTGTTGTATTCTAGAGCACCGCATATAGACCACTTGGATGTTACctgaaatttttttttcgtaTAGGCCGACCCTTTGCGCTACTCGCTATGTCTGTATGAGTGAATTATGCTTCTAGTCAGAATCAAGCTTGGCTACAATCCACAGACCGCGAAAATATGATACGGACCAACCTCAAGTTGAAAATAGATGGACGTCGTCTAAATCTCTCGCCTCTTCGCATTTAGAGAAACGGGGAGACCAATGACACGTGACTGAACAGCCCTATCTCATGAACTCTCCTGCATAGCTAAGGGGTATTCCGCACGTATTGCTAGAGATATATTGTCGAACGAACTGAACACTGCGTGGAGATATTAAATGTGATCGAGATGGACTATGGGTAGTAGCTGACGGAGTACAGCCACATTCGAGTGGGTTGGACCTTGAAGCCAGTATAAGAGTCTGCCTCCTGTGCACAAGACCGCGACTCGATATTAAAGCCTCGACGAGTAAATAGACCAATGATCCTGACAATCCAGCCGACTGCCAACTGCAGCCAGGCTACCGGTAATGTGTCATGTAACATCGACGACAACAACCTCTGCACAGCTCGCCACTAGTACAGGGCCAAATGATATATCCACACCGTTGCCCTGTTCGGGTGCGTACCGTCCACAACCAAGCCAGAATAGAGCTCATGATTGCCCTCGACTAATTACAATACTACGTCTAGAGTGGAATGTAGACTAACTGCATTAAGGTTGAACGTGTGTATCTCCCTAGAAGAATGCCACCAGCCATA contains:
- a CDS encoding SNG1 family protein — its product is MQIPKPFLGGVAGAFVLLQLLFLANMSYLYGSAYHDSYRISSMNVLFVDYDQGVIGESVAAAYSQMQGDSFPTLRQHPPSEYPSQYSIRQAVCEGHFWGAIYANPGASSRLSSALSSPDVAQTYDSSQALTYVWNGVKYASYAQIISSSLQMLAHAATGAYQQINGTKAMGAVDTLNPAIAHTLLNPIAASSIDIKPTNQGVRFYYNTVSMVMPILQQFFFIMALNGLTAEFGVVLRTMSLRGSIVLRLTLSVLYTFIAALCMTGYIWGFREAWAVTGGQFALTWMAIWLVMHLNFLLIDAVTSVLPMKFMPFAILTWIIINVSSTIGPFDLSPGFYRLGYALPAYELYQLLLDIWTEGCNPPLYRELPILFAWWVVGFVAFLAGMRKRVLAARADYVETRRTDKA